One genomic region from Bacillus aquiflavi encodes:
- a CDS encoding NAD-dependent epimerase/dehydratase family protein, which produces MNMLVTGGTGFLGKRLARRLNDEGHAVTIIGRNEQIGKLLEKEGIYFYQADLADSGKIENACKKIDYVFHCGALSSPWGKYDEFYQANVLGTINVINACKKEKVKRLIHVSTPSLYFYFNDRLDVKENDPLPSKFVNYYAETKYLAEQEIDRAFAKGLPVVTIRPRALFGPEDTTIIPRLIRANEKRFVPLINGGNILMDLTYVDNVVDALLLCIDSPKETLGKKYNITNGETVVFKDVLEKLFSTLQKPLKTKDISYSKVIKLAQFFEWASKYILFGKEPILTKYSVSVLAKNQTLNIDAARKELGYNPRISIEEGIEQFVEWWVAELK; this is translated from the coding sequence ATGAATATGCTCGTAACTGGAGGAACAGGTTTTTTAGGAAAAAGATTAGCAAGACGTCTTAACGATGAAGGCCATGCTGTTACTATAATTGGTCGAAATGAACAGATTGGCAAATTACTTGAAAAAGAAGGGATCTATTTTTATCAAGCTGATTTAGCTGATAGCGGGAAAATAGAAAATGCCTGCAAAAAGATAGATTACGTGTTTCATTGTGGAGCTCTTTCCTCTCCATGGGGAAAATATGACGAGTTTTATCAAGCAAATGTACTTGGAACGATAAATGTGATCAACGCTTGTAAAAAAGAGAAAGTAAAACGACTGATTCATGTTTCCACTCCAAGTTTATATTTTTATTTTAATGATCGTTTAGATGTAAAAGAAAATGACCCATTACCATCAAAGTTTGTGAATTATTACGCTGAAACAAAATATTTAGCGGAGCAAGAAATTGATCGGGCTTTTGCAAAAGGGCTTCCAGTTGTGACGATTCGGCCGCGGGCTTTATTCGGACCAGAAGACACGACGATCATCCCGCGGCTAATCCGTGCAAATGAAAAACGATTTGTTCCTCTCATTAACGGCGGTAATATTTTAATGGATTTAACATATGTTGACAACGTTGTCGATGCACTTTTACTTTGTATCGATTCGCCTAAAGAAACGCTCGGGAAAAAATATAACATTACAAATGGTGAAACTGTCGTTTTTAAAGATGTACTAGAAAAGTTATTTTCTACCCTTCAAAAACCGTTAAAAACAAAAGACATCTCTTATTCAAAAGTAATAAAGCTTGCCCAGTTTTTCGAATGGGCGTCAAAATATATTTTATTTGGAAAAGAACCTATCTTAACAAAATATTCTGTTAGTGTACTTGCTAAGAATCAGACGTTAAATATTGATGCTGCCCGTAAAGAGCTTGGATACAACCCGCGGATATCGATTGAAGAAGGGATAGAACAGTTTGTCGAATGGTGGGTAGCAGAATTAAAGTAA
- a CDS encoding ATP-grasp domain-containing protein — MSIEKQHILLTGGRAPVTLDLARQFHSLGHKVYVADSVPMQLTSLSNAVCKSFVITSPVADYNGFIQDLLTIIHDYKIHLLIPTCEEVFYIGKGKAQLEALCHVFCSDLHILSQLHEKFSFTELVRSKGLKAPETLLAKTSSEIISAIKQLGGEAVLKPVFSRFASQVYFVNQNNLKHVIHLINVSEQYPYVVQERIIGKSFCSYTVLKDGMICAHSHYPVYFTAGKGASITFEYVEHKGIEQWISTFFSGTNLTGQFAFDFIETENGVLYPLECNPRATSGVHLFKGLPLPKAFLNSSCSVLKPKKSTKVMLILAMLTMGWSVTHFLKWCKTFLNSKDIIWSSKDMKPFFHQFYVYYSFYRLAKKNHISPIQATTIDIEWNGDKQ, encoded by the coding sequence TTGAGTATTGAGAAACAGCATATATTATTAACGGGTGGAAGAGCACCGGTTACATTAGATTTGGCAAGACAATTTCACTCATTAGGTCATAAAGTTTATGTTGCTGATAGTGTACCGATGCAGCTTACGTCTTTATCAAATGCAGTGTGCAAGTCATTTGTCATTACAAGTCCTGTTGCCGATTATAACGGCTTTATTCAAGATTTACTGACAATTATTCATGATTATAAAATTCATTTATTGATTCCGACTTGTGAGGAAGTATTTTATATCGGAAAAGGGAAGGCGCAGCTTGAAGCGCTTTGTCATGTATTTTGCAGTGATTTACATATTCTTAGCCAATTGCATGAGAAGTTTTCATTTACTGAACTTGTCCGTTCAAAAGGTTTAAAGGCACCAGAAACATTGTTGGCAAAAACCTCGTCCGAAATTATATCTGCGATAAAGCAACTTGGTGGAGAAGCGGTGTTAAAGCCTGTTTTTTCAAGGTTTGCTTCACAAGTTTATTTTGTGAATCAAAATAATTTGAAACATGTTATTCATCTTATCAATGTAAGCGAACAATATCCTTATGTTGTCCAAGAAAGGATTATCGGAAAATCGTTTTGCAGTTATACAGTATTAAAAGACGGAATGATATGTGCTCATAGTCATTATCCGGTGTATTTTACTGCGGGAAAAGGTGCCTCGATTACGTTTGAGTATGTTGAACATAAGGGGATCGAACAATGGATCAGTACTTTTTTTTCAGGAACGAATCTAACTGGTCAATTTGCGTTTGACTTTATTGAAACGGAAAATGGTGTGCTTTATCCGCTTGAATGTAATCCGCGGGCAACGAGCGGTGTCCATCTTTTTAAGGGGCTACCGTTGCCTAAAGCGTTTTTAAATTCATCATGCTCCGTATTAAAACCAAAAAAATCAACGAAAGTGATGCTTATTTTAGCAATGCTCACAATGGGATGGAGTGTTACTCATTTTTTAAAATGGTGCAAAACATTTTTAAACTCAAAAGATATAATTTGGTCAAGTAAAGATATGAAGCCTTTTTTTCATCAATTTTATGTATACTATAGCTTTTATCGCTTGGCGAAGAAAAATCATATTTCGCCAATTCAAGCAACGACGATTGATATTGAATGGAACGGTGATAAGCAATGA
- a CDS encoding MATE family efflux transporter: protein MKQTKNIKEKIHQLLIIFFPILITQLGMFSMNFFDTMMSGHASPLDLAGVAIGSSLWVPIFTGLSGILLAITPIVSQLVGAKKEKDASFSVIQGIYLAVIMAIIVIIAGAFLLNPVLNRMSLENEVQQVAHDYLIALSFGMVPLFIYTVLRSFIDSLEKTRTTMIITLTSLPLNVIFNYLLIFGKLGLPKLGGVGAGYASAITYWIITGIAFFIIIKEQPFASFKIFHKLYSVSFTKWAEILKIGVPIGFAIFFETSIFAAVTLLMSNFDTVTIASHQAAMNFASFLYMVPLSISMSLTIVIGFEVGAKRYEDAKQYSWIGVATGVILAVVSGLVLFSFRYEIASLYTNEQNVLNMTGQFLLYALFFQLSDAIAAPIQGALRGYKDVNSTFFMALVSYWIIGLPLGYYLANHTDLLAFGYWIGLITGLAVGAVGLSSRLVYIQKRKYKASLS from the coding sequence ATGAAACAAACGAAAAACATAAAAGAAAAAATTCATCAGTTGCTCATCATTTTTTTCCCAATCCTAATTACACAGCTTGGTATGTTTTCCATGAATTTTTTTGATACGATGATGTCAGGACATGCAAGTCCACTCGATTTAGCCGGTGTTGCCATTGGCTCATCGTTATGGGTTCCGATTTTTACAGGTTTAAGCGGTATTTTGCTTGCAATTACTCCAATTGTGTCACAACTCGTTGGTGCAAAAAAAGAAAAAGACGCGTCTTTTTCAGTGATTCAAGGCATTTATTTAGCTGTGATTATGGCGATAATTGTGATCATTGCTGGCGCATTCCTCTTAAATCCGGTCCTGAATCGAATGAGCCTTGAAAATGAAGTGCAGCAAGTTGCCCACGATTATTTAATTGCTTTATCATTTGGAATGGTTCCGTTATTTATCTACACTGTACTGCGCTCATTCATAGATAGTCTTGAAAAAACACGGACGACAATGATCATTACATTAACATCACTGCCGCTAAATGTTATTTTTAATTATTTGCTTATTTTTGGCAAGCTAGGTTTGCCAAAGCTTGGCGGTGTCGGGGCAGGTTATGCCTCTGCGATTACGTATTGGATTATTACTGGAATTGCCTTTTTTATCATTATAAAAGAGCAGCCGTTCGCCTCTTTTAAAATCTTTCATAAGCTTTATTCGGTTTCTTTTACGAAATGGGCGGAAATTTTGAAAATCGGTGTTCCAATTGGATTCGCCATCTTTTTTGAAACAAGTATTTTTGCTGCTGTTACGCTTTTAATGAGCAACTTCGATACAGTGACGATCGCTTCTCACCAAGCTGCAATGAATTTTGCTTCATTTCTATATATGGTGCCGTTAAGTATATCGATGTCTTTAACGATTGTTATTGGGTTTGAAGTCGGAGCGAAACGATATGAGGATGCAAAGCAATATAGCTGGATTGGTGTAGCAACTGGGGTAATACTTGCAGTAGTCAGCGGCCTTGTTTTATTTTCATTTCGATATGAAATTGCTAGTTTGTATACGAACGAACAAAATGTCTTGAATATGACAGGGCAATTTTTATTGTATGCTTTGTTCTTTCAACTATCTGATGCGATTGCGGCCCCTATTCAAGGAGCATTAAGAGGCTATAAAGATGTTAACAGTACGTTTTTTATGGCACTTGTATCTTATTGGATCATCGGTTTACCATTAGGATATTATTTAGCAAATCATACGGATTTGTTAGCGTTCGGATATTGGATTGGACTGATTACAGGTCTTGCTGTCGGCGCTGTCGGCTTATCTAGCAGACTCGTCTACATCCAAAAAAGAAAATATAAAGCGTCTTTAAGCTAA
- a CDS encoding SDR family oxidoreductase has product MNEKTVLITGGASGIGRKTAEILAESGKNVIINYRHSQDKANELVQFLNERFHTNNIAIQGDISQLDDCERLVKKSLEKFPSIDIVIHNAGPYIHERKKVTNYTADEWNYLVNGNLNGVFYLSKLLIPQMRKKGWGRLITFGFDRIETAPGWIFRSAFAAAKVGVASLTRTIALEEAENGITANMVCPGDIIGKWKELSIAEVEGVSDTSSPVSRPGTGEDVGRVISFLCDEKSDFITGAIIPVTGGKDVLGKVYKI; this is encoded by the coding sequence GTGAATGAAAAAACAGTGTTAATCACGGGAGGAGCAAGTGGAATCGGACGGAAAACTGCGGAAATACTTGCTGAAAGCGGAAAGAACGTCATCATTAATTACCGGCATAGTCAAGATAAGGCGAATGAACTTGTTCAGTTCTTAAATGAACGCTTTCACACAAATAATATTGCAATTCAAGGTGATATTTCTCAATTAGATGATTGCGAACGGCTCGTAAAAAAATCGCTTGAGAAGTTTCCTTCAATCGATATTGTTATTCATAATGCAGGACCTTACATTCATGAACGGAAGAAAGTAACAAATTATACTGCAGATGAATGGAATTACCTTGTAAATGGTAATTTAAATGGCGTTTTTTATTTAAGTAAATTACTTATTCCACAAATGCGTAAAAAAGGCTGGGGAAGATTGATTACCTTTGGCTTTGATCGAATTGAAACGGCTCCTGGCTGGATTTTCCGCTCGGCTTTTGCTGCTGCAAAGGTAGGTGTTGCTTCATTAACACGTACAATCGCATTGGAGGAAGCCGAAAATGGCATCACTGCAAATATGGTTTGTCCCGGAGATATCATTGGGAAATGGAAAGAACTTTCAATCGCTGAAGTCGAGGGAGTATCAGATACTAGTTCACCTGTATCAAGGCCCGGAACAGGGGAAGACGTTGGGAGAGTAATTTCTTTCCTATGCGATGAAAAATCTGATTTTATTACAGGGGCCATTATTCCTGTTACGGGAGGAAAAGATGTCCTCGGCAAAGTGTATAAAATCTAA
- a CDS encoding spore germination protein, translating into MQTVINIYSLKINNISSNGSINIGETLHNAPTANSKTQGHNASYGDLSPTNAAMESVFIDPDVNDQGDIANPSPVISNQM; encoded by the coding sequence ATGCAAACGGTGATTAATATTTATAGCTTAAAGATTAACAATATTTCTAGTAACGGTTCCATTAATATTGGTGAAACACTTCATAATGCACCGACAGCCAACTCAAAAACACAAGGACATAATGCATCCTACGGTGATCTTTCTCCAACAAATGCTGCTATGGAAAGTGTATTTATTGATCCTGATGTTAATGACCAAGGCGATATTGCAAACCCTTCACCAGTTATTTCAAATCAAATGTAA
- a CDS encoding spore germination protein, with protein sequence MPYQINIFNIKTNGLNSNANIDIGPTIHNSHTANSKFYGANIAFGDLSPNSSCMANCVGDFDISDQDQIANPSGSVNNMI encoded by the coding sequence ATGCCATATCAAATTAATATTTTTAATATAAAGACAAATGGGTTAAATAGCAATGCGAATATTGATATAGGTCCTACTATTCATAACAGCCATACAGCAAACTCGAAATTTTATGGTGCAAATATCGCGTTCGGTGATTTATCGCCAAATAGTTCTTGTATGGCAAATTGTGTTGGCGATTTCGATATTAGTGATCAAGATCAAATTGCAAACCCTTCTGGATCTGTTAATAACATGATTTAA
- a CDS encoding Hsp20/alpha crystallin family protein — MFPWNSLFPFNKDMQKMMQKMKPEDIEKYIEDMMQKMFPSNPQGAMNPTEIMNRGHPLFQGENAQPPSIPLNASVFETHEDVFVRVPIKNKELLKQIRIYHTSNQLILEHIPNMEDKHTITLPALVKKKGARAQYKDEMLEIKISKNIDMQYSEVDVSETL; from the coding sequence ATGTTTCCTTGGAATTCACTCTTTCCTTTTAATAAAGATATGCAAAAAATGATGCAAAAGATGAAGCCTGAAGATATTGAAAAATATATTGAGGACATGATGCAAAAGATGTTCCCTTCTAATCCACAAGGGGCAATGAATCCAACTGAAATCATGAATCGGGGACATCCGTTATTTCAAGGAGAAAATGCTCAACCACCATCCATTCCGCTTAATGCTTCCGTCTTTGAAACCCATGAAGATGTATTTGTCAGGGTTCCAATAAAAAATAAAGAATTGTTAAAACAAATCCGTATATATCATACATCTAATCAATTAATTTTAGAACATATCCCTAATATGGAAGATAAACATACGATTACATTACCAGCACTTGTAAAGAAAAAGGGTGCTCGTGCTCAATACAAAGACGAAATGCTTGAAATAAAAATTTCAAAAAATATCGACATGCAGTACTCAGAAGTCGATGTTTCTGAAACACTTTAG
- a CDS encoding Hsp20/alpha crystallin family protein, translating into MDIEKLKQWLDITKQYQTEHFWKQIFESELGKSASQSRDNPFDQNYSAYFSQQDAFPLIDMYEEGNCIFIEVELPGLKTSDIYITLEEKSLIIKGEYKTLKPNIRYLLKERPNRKFEKKLAISSKIKKEMIQSVLRNGILVISLPIEEQQSEAIPITIDESESES; encoded by the coding sequence GTGGATATTGAAAAACTTAAACAATGGCTCGATATAACGAAGCAATATCAAACTGAGCACTTTTGGAAACAGATTTTTGAATCCGAACTCGGAAAGTCGGCCTCACAATCGAGGGACAATCCGTTCGACCAAAACTATTCCGCTTACTTCTCACAGCAAGATGCATTCCCCCTTATTGATATGTATGAAGAGGGAAATTGCATCTTCATTGAAGTGGAGCTTCCCGGTCTGAAAACGTCAGATATATACATTACCCTTGAAGAAAAATCTTTAATTATTAAAGGAGAATATAAAACTCTTAAACCAAATATCCGCTATTTACTTAAAGAACGACCAAATAGAAAGTTTGAAAAAAAACTAGCAATATCTTCAAAAATAAAAAAGGAAATGATTCAAAGTGTGCTGCGAAATGGTATTTTAGTCATTTCCTTGCCAATCGAAGAACAACAGTCTGAAGCGATTCCGATTACAATTGATGAAAGTGAATCAGAGTCATGA